The sequence TTTCCCCCAGGTGAGCGAACGCCCGCCCACGTGGTTGCCCCGGATCCAGTCGAACCGCTTGGTTTCGATGTATGGGTCGTTGAGGTCGTTGGTGAAAAAGTGCTTGTTGCTCTCGCCTACGAAGCCACTGCGCGTCTGCACGTGATACGCTTTCTGGTCGTCGTGGTTGAGGGCGCCGCGGTGGTCAAACTCCCAGTGGTCTTTCATCGCCGTGGGGTAGTCTTCCACGTGAGTCACCATCCGGCCCTTTTCCAGCACCAGCGTTTTGAGCCCTTTTTCGCACAATTCTTTGGCCGCCCAGCCGCCGCTCATGCCTGAGCCGATGACAATGGCATCGTAGCGGTGCGTTTTGTTAATGGTTGTATTGAGGTTTGCCATGTGAGTAGGTTAAGCCGGTTTTTGATAAAGCCAACCCGCCCTCTAATCTCACCTGACAGAAAATCGCAGGTACTTCTCCTCAAGGCAGCTCTTCGCAGAGAAAGCCCGCACGGCCGACAGCCTGACGGATCACGTCGGCCGAAATGGTGGTCGTTTCAACCCGCAACACCCGGTCGCAATCGTCGAGATCGACCGTCCAGCGAATGGCGTTGCCGAACGTACCCAGCGCCTGCCCAACCGTTTGGCGGCAGCCTGCGCAAACCATATTCGTTCTGAAAACTAACACGTTCATGGCTCCTGGGTCTGTTCGCGCAGTTTCCGAAAAATCACATAGTCGGCGTAGAAGGTGCCGCCAGGCACAAACGAAGCGAGCAACGCCAGCAACGTCTTGCCAAGCGGCCAGCGGTACTCGGTTTTGGCCTGAATAACGGTGAGCGCATACCAGACAAACAGCAACCCGTGAATGGGCCCAATCGCCTGCACGACAGCCGGTTGCTGGTAAAGGTGTTTCATGGGCACGCCCACCAGCAACAGCACCAGCAACGACGTTCCTTCGAGGAAACTGGCCACCCGCAGACGGAATTTGGGAGAGGTAAAGAACATGGGGTTTGGGGTTTGATGTTTAGCGTTTAATGTTTGATGGATTGATTGACAGACAATTGGTTAGATGGTTGAGTGAACGTTAAACCTTAAACGCCAAACTGCTACCAACGTACCCAGGGGCGGGCCGCCAGCGGTGAAAATGGCCAGGGAATCGCCGCCAGAATCAGCACAAGGCCAATGGTGAAATACAGGGCGGTAGTTTTGAACTGCTGCCGGGCGTCGGTTTGTCGTTTGGCTTTGCTCGATCCGATCGTCATCAATACTACGGCGGTGAGCATCAGGCTGATGTGGATAAGGGCGAAGAACGGAAACGCGGCGGCCTCAGCGAAGGAGGGTTTTTCGCGCCAGTAGTAGCGGATGATGGGGCTGATGGCGTAGAGGTAAAAACCAATCAACAGTTGGGTATGGGCAATGGAGGTGGCCATCACCCGGATGATTTGGTCGGCTTTGGTGTAGAAGCGGCGGTTGATCAGCCCCGAAAAAGCACTTACCAACGTACCCAGCAAGCTGAACAGCACCAGCCAGCGCAGGGCATTGTGAATCACTAAAGCAATCTGATACAGCATTTGACAGACGATTTCTGCCCGCAAAGGTCGCACCCGCGGATTCGCTGGCGTTAGGCCATACCCGGCAGAAATTGGTTTCTATCAATCATTCTTCGGAATGCGCCTGGACTGGTCTGCGCGTAACGCCGGAAGAGTTTGCCAAACGTGGCCTGGTCAGCAAAGCCTAGTTCAGCGGCAATCTGCCCCACCGTCAGGGCCGACTGGTAGAGCAGAACTTTGGCTTCCAGCACCCGCCGTTGATCAATCCAGACCGAGGGCGACTGCCGGGTACGTGCCTTCACCACTTTGTTCAGGTGGTTAGGGCTCACGTTGAGCAGATCGGCGTAATCGCTCACCCGAACCCGCCGGTTGTCATGGGCATTGAGTAGGTCCATAAAGCCCTGCACTAGCCGGTCGCCCGCGTCGGTTTGTGTTGGCAACGTACCGGCATACGCCCGGTTTATCTCGGCCAGTAACGCCTGCAGGTACGGCCCAATGAGGTCGGTTCGGCTGGCGCCCGCTTCGTAGTATTCGACGGCCAGCCGGCTGAATAGCGCGTCGATGAATCCGGTTTTGGCGTCGGTCAGCGTAATGAGTGGTTGGCTGGTTAGCTTCAGAAAATCAAAGGCGGCGTTGTGGGTGGCACTGGCCAGCATATCCCGTCCCACAAAACACATATACCCCATCGCCGTTTCGCCAATGGCCGGTATCGAGAAAATCTGCATCGCCGGAACCACGGCCAGTTGTTGCGGCTGCATCGTATAAGCCTGGTGCCCCACCGTCAGGTCGAGGGAGCCGTCGGTGAGCAGAAATAAAGCGTGGTTGCCCGTGCGTGCTGCCGGAACGGGAAGCTTGATCACGGGCCGGGCGAAGGCAATCGAGGCAATGATAAACTGGTCGAAATCGGGTCGGAATCGATGCTCCCATTGATCGTCGCGGATCAGAAAACGGTCCCGTGCGTGGCGGGGGCTAACTGGTGGAAACAGGTCGTTGGCTGGGTCCATAAGCTATCAGAACGGTTAAAGATACGCGTCCTGGCGTGCCATTTGTCCCAAAAACGTGCTGTTTGCCCCTGCCTGTCGGTGATGCAGGCCGTTGATGGATAGGTTTGAGTCAGAAACCAAACCGCGCTCGTTTATGAAAACCCTACTGTACACCATCGCCCTGTTGATTGCCGCCCTGTTTGTGCATCGCCCGCTGCTGGCTCAGAACAGCACCTACAAACTCACCATTACTATTCCGAACATCAGCCAGCGAATGGGGACGATGCACGTCGGGCTGATTATAAAGCCCGAACACTTTATGGGCAAATCGGACCTTGACACGGCGGTGGTGGTGCCTGCCGACGGCCCGCTGACGATCGTGATACCAAATTTGAAGCCGGGCCAATACGCCATCCAGCTTTATCAGGACCTGAACAACAACAACGTGATGGACCGCGCAGGGATGATGCCTACCGAACCGTTCGGGTTCTCCAACATTGCCATGCTGATGGGCCCGCCTTCGTTTGAGCAGGCTGCTTTCGAGATAAAAGACGATACGGAAATTCGCGTACGGCTGCTGGGTAATTAGTTAATTGTTTTTTGGTTAAATCAGTTGATTACGACCGAATTAACGATGGGCAGCGTAGCAGGTTGCGGGTCAGCCGCCCATATACTGTCACGCTGCCTGCGTGCTTCTATACGCGACAATGGATAATGTGTAATAGTTTCGTTTGCTGGAAGTGGCCGTTGAAAGCCACATGTAGTACACCTGATCCACTGACGTATGCTGTTACTTGGCGTCGACATCGGCACGACCAATCTGAAAGCGCTGGCGATTGATACCGAAACGGGCCAACCCATTGCGCAGGCCACCCGGCCCGTAACGACGCTGGTGCCCAAACCCGGCTGGGCCGAACAGGACCCCAACGCCATCTGGCACTTGGTTGGCGAGGTCATTGGCGAATGCCTGACCGAACTGGGACCGCAGGCGAGCAAGGTGGCCGGGGTTTGTTTCAGCACGGCCATGCACAGCCTGCTGGCCGTTGATGATACGGGCCGCCCCCTTACCAACGCGCTGATCTGGTCGGATAACCGGGCCAGCCGCGAAGCCCTCGCCATCCGCACGAGCCATGCCGAGGTAACCAAAGCGCTGAACGTACCTGTGCACCCGATGTTGCCGCTCTGTAAGCTGGCCTGGTTCAGCGCGCACAACCCGCGCCTGCTGAAACGCGCGGTCCGCTGGCTGTCGATCAAAGAATATGTATGGTGGAAACTGACGGGCCGCTACGAAATCGACTACGCGATGGCGGGCGCGACGGGCCTGTTCAACAACGCCAAACGTACCTGGCTGGCTCCTGCGCTGGCCGTCGCTAACGTCCGCGCCGATCAGCTTTCTACGCCCGTCAACACCACGCATACCGTTGCCTATGCCCCAAAAGCAGGTAGTCCGGCCCTTTTCGCGACCGATACGCCCCTCATTATTGGTGCTTCCGACGGCTGTTTGGCCAACCTGGGGGCAGGTGCTATCGAGCCGGGCGTAACCACCATTACCATTGGTACCAGCGGCGCCGTCCGCCGAACGAGTTCCCGGCCTGTGGGCGACGACCGCCTGTTTTCCTATCTGCTCCACGCCCGCGATGCCACCGAGCCTGACCGGTATGTGGTCGGCGGCCCTACCAACAACGGCGCCAACGTGCTCGAATGGTTGTCGGAAAAACTCATTCAGCACGATACCCCGACGGTGCTGACCGAAGCCGCCACCGTGCCGCCGGGCGCCGATGGTCTGCTGTTCCGGCCCTATTTGCAGGGCGAACGCGCTCCTCTCTGGGATGCCAGCGTGCGCGGCAGCTATCACCACGTCGACTGGCTACACACGCGGGCGCACTTTGCCCGGGCGGCGCTGGAAGGGGTGCTGTTCAACCTGCGCCGCACCGAACTGCTGCTGGCCCGCAATGCCGGCCCAACGCGGGTGATTCATGCCAACGGCGGTTTTGCCCAGTCGGCATTCTGGGTGCAGATGATGGCCGACATCTTCAATGTGCCGGTGCGGCTCAACGCCAGCAACGAGAGCGGGGCCATCGGTGCGGTCAAACTCGCTCAGTTTGCGCTGGCCAGTACCACCCGTAAACCACTATCCTTGACCGATTTGGCCGCAACAACCGAATTTGGTCATACCTTCCAGCCTAATTCCGAGGCCGCCGCCTTGTATCGGAAGCAATACAAACGCTTCGAGGAGCTGGGCGAGTAAAGGATCAGCCATGATCGGCCGAGAAAGTGCCCTGGTCACGTAGTTATTATCCACCGTACATTCGTTTATGGACTTTCTGAACACCTTACTGTTACTGACCGTCGGCGGAGCCGGTGGTGTTGGCTTGAGTCTATGGTTGCGCCGAAAGCCAGCCAACACCGTTACCGACGTTCGGCACGAGTCGACGCTGCTGCTCGAACGCATCGAGAAAGTATTCAAAGTCGTGATGGCCGAGGGCTATTTCTCGGAGATCTACAACTACCAGGATCAGCGGACGATCCTGTACGTGTTCAACGATCCCAAAAAGGCCATGATCATCGCCAAATCGAAAGTGCTGGTGGGGTTCGATTTTCAGAAAGTGCGGTTCCGGCAGGTGCAGACTGGCGAGAAAACGCTGATCGTCGAAGCATTTCCCGGGCCCGAAATCTTGTCGATCGATACCGATTATAAGTTTTACGACATTCAGGCGGGCATCTTCAACCATTTCAGCAGCGAAGCCTACACCAGCATTCTGGAAGAAGCCAAGCAGGTCATGCACGAACGCGCCATGCAGAGCGATCTGCCCCGCATCGCTAATAATCAGATTCAATACATGATGTTCCAACTGGCCGCGTCGATGGGCTGGACGCTCCAGCTTCCGGAAGCCGATCAGCGCCGGATCGAACTGCTGGACGAAGGCAAAGCCCTGCCCCCCGGCGAAACCACCGAATCGGCTTGATGAAAGGTTGTTGTAGTTTCTTATTGCTCGCTTTGGCCTGCCTATCGGCGCGGGGGCAGGCGTTTACGTTTGTGTCGAGCACCACCTTCTCGCCCGCCTACAACGGGGGGGCGTTTCGGGGGCTGTCGGGTATCGACTACGTACCTGGCCAGGGCTGGTATGTCGTGAGCGACCGGGGCGGTTCTCGAACGCGCGTCAACGAAGGGAATATCTTTCTGACCGACAAGCTGCCGCCTGACACCGACGCACGCCAGCTTACCCCGAAGGCAATGCCGTTTAGTCTGGAAAGCATCCGCTACGACGCCCGCCGCGACCTGGTTTACCTCTCGGCCGAGCGCGACTCGGCGGCCGCAGGCGAGCAGGATTCAACGGTGGTGCTGGCGCTGAAACGAAGTGAGCTGGGCAATCCGGCGCAGGCTGTTCGGCTCCTCAGCTGGGTCAGCGGCTCGACCAACAAGGGTGTCGAGGGGCTGGCCATCACGCCATCTGGGCAGCT comes from Fibrella aestuarina BUZ 2 and encodes:
- a CDS encoding heavy-metal-associated domain-containing protein, with protein sequence MNVLVFRTNMVCAGCRQTVGQALGTFGNAIRWTVDLDDCDRVLRVETTTISADVIRQAVGRAGFLCEELP
- a CDS encoding DUF3817 domain-containing protein — protein: MFFTSPKFRLRVASFLEGTSLLVLLLVGVPMKHLYQQPAVVQAIGPIHGLLFVWYALTVIQAKTEYRWPLGKTLLALLASFVPGGTFYADYVIFRKLREQTQEP
- a CDS encoding helix-turn-helix domain-containing protein, which gives rise to MDPANDLFPPVSPRHARDRFLIRDDQWEHRFRPDFDQFIIASIAFARPVIKLPVPAARTGNHALFLLTDGSLDLTVGHQAYTMQPQQLAVVPAMQIFSIPAIGETAMGYMCFVGRDMLASATHNAAFDFLKLTSQPLITLTDAKTGFIDALFSRLAVEYYEAGASRTDLIGPYLQALLAEINRAYAGTLPTQTDAGDRLVQGFMDLLNAHDNRRVRVSDYADLLNVSPNHLNKVVKARTRQSPSVWIDQRRVLEAKVLLYQSALTVGQIAAELGFADQATFGKLFRRYAQTSPGAFRRMIDRNQFLPGMA
- a CDS encoding DUF2141 domain-containing protein translates to MKTLLYTIALLIAALFVHRPLLAQNSTYKLTITIPNISQRMGTMHVGLIIKPEHFMGKSDLDTAVVVPADGPLTIVIPNLKPGQYAIQLYQDLNNNNVMDRAGMMPTEPFGFSNIAMLMGPPSFEQAAFEIKDDTEIRVRLLGN
- a CDS encoding gluconokinase, whose product is MLLLGVDIGTTNLKALAIDTETGQPIAQATRPVTTLVPKPGWAEQDPNAIWHLVGEVIGECLTELGPQASKVAGVCFSTAMHSLLAVDDTGRPLTNALIWSDNRASREALAIRTSHAEVTKALNVPVHPMLPLCKLAWFSAHNPRLLKRAVRWLSIKEYVWWKLTGRYEIDYAMAGATGLFNNAKRTWLAPALAVANVRADQLSTPVNTTHTVAYAPKAGSPALFATDTPLIIGASDGCLANLGAGAIEPGVTTITIGTSGAVRRTSSRPVGDDRLFSYLLHARDATEPDRYVVGGPTNNGANVLEWLSEKLIQHDTPTVLTEAATVPPGADGLLFRPYLQGERAPLWDASVRGSYHHVDWLHTRAHFARAALEGVLFNLRRTELLLARNAGPTRVIHANGGFAQSAFWVQMMADIFNVPVRLNASNESGAIGAVKLAQFALASTTRKPLSLTDLAATTEFGHTFQPNSEAAALYRKQYKRFEELGE
- a CDS encoding DUF4230 domain-containing protein is translated as MDFLNTLLLLTVGGAGGVGLSLWLRRKPANTVTDVRHESTLLLERIEKVFKVVMAEGYFSEIYNYQDQRTILYVFNDPKKAMIIAKSKVLVGFDFQKVRFRQVQTGEKTLIVEAFPGPEILSIDTDYKFYDIQAGIFNHFSSEAYTSILEEAKQVMHERAMQSDLPRIANNQIQYMMFQLAASMGWTLQLPEADQRRIELLDEGKALPPGETTESA